From Solanum stenotomum isolate F172 chromosome 2, ASM1918654v1, whole genome shotgun sequence:
CTTTagccactactaaaaaactatTATTTCCCCAttgaaatttccaagtgaaaaATGTTAAGCCACTATTCTCacatatattttgattgaatcggtaagaaaaaaaaataattatgtttcaaacagaaaaattaggaaatttCCCACTATTCTTGTTTCCCACTATGCATTTTTCCAATGAGCTGATCTAGTGGAAAATGAGTGGGAAAATATAATCATGCTCTATAACACAACTAGTTTGCGgtagaaaatatatttgtccatcaagtcaaaatcatataaacaaattgaaaacgGAAAAGTACACTAGTATATGTGACCTTTGGAGGTACTAAGGGGGCCATTTTCATAGACCAACAATTCATGTACAGATGTACTACATTCCCTTCCAAAGGGAATTTTAACAAAGTTTATCTCTGTGGTACGGATAGTATATAATGTTGACTTGATATCAACAACATGTCAATGCATGTGGATATAttctttaaagttttcaaaaaaaattatctcagattaaaaaatattctcaGAGCATTATAggtttcttttttcctttagatgatatatattattttcaagagGGCTTACTATGTACACTTGAAATGCAACAATATCAATGTTCTGAGAATATTTTAAAGGTAGATAAGGCATGCATGCCCTTATCATGAAAACTCTAGATAAATCCAACTTGTTCTAATTAGATATTTAGATATatcttcacttttttttctcttttagcTAACATATAGATAGTGCCTCTAAATATAGCTTCATGCTAGGTTTAATTTTCTCAACAACAAATCAAGCCTCAAATTCACTTCACAACTTCTTTCCTCTTCACTAAAAACTATATACATATCTTGGCTTTTTTGccaaactaattatttcttgaagTTGTTTAAACATGGACATGGTGATGAAGTTGGGAACATCAAGCTCGGTAGTGATTTTCACCAAGAGTAGTTGTTGCATTTCTCACAGCATCGAAACCCTAATCCGTAATTTTGGAGCAAACCCTATAATTTACGAGCTCGATACACATCCAAATGGGAAGAAAATGGAGAAGGCATTGATGGAACTAGGGTGTCAGCCAAGTGTTCCAGCAATATTTATAGGAAAAGAGTTAGTTGATGGTGCAAATGAGATAATGAGCCTT
This genomic window contains:
- the LOC125854680 gene encoding monothiol glutaredoxin-S2-like, coding for MDMVMKLGTSSSVVIFTKSSCCISHSIETLIRNFGANPIIYELDTHPNGKKMEKALMELGCQPSVPAIFIGKELVDGANEIMSLNLRGKLKQLLIRANAIWV